A single window of Gopherus flavomarginatus isolate rGopFla2 chromosome 15, rGopFla2.mat.asm, whole genome shotgun sequence DNA harbors:
- the CRYBB2 gene encoding beta-crystallin B2 produces the protein MASDPQMPASKQQQTSSKIVVFEQENFQGRCHELNSACSNLKEAGMEKVGSILVHSGPWVGYEQANCKGEQFVFEKGEYPRWDSWTNSRKSDTIGALRPIKVDSQEHKIVLYENPSFTGKKIEIIDDDVPSFHAHGYQEKVSSVRVQSGTWVGYQYPGYRGYQYLFEKGDYKDSSEFGAQHPQIQSVRRIRDMQWHQRGAFHPTN, from the exons ATTGTCGTCTTTGAGCAAGAGAATTTCCAAGGTCGCTGCCATGAACTTAACTCAGCTTGTTCCAATTTGAAGGAGGCTGGAATGGAGAAAGTTGGCTCCATCCTAGTACACTCTGGACC CTGGGTTGGCTACGAACAGGCAAACTGCAAAGGGGAGCAGTTTGTGTTTGAAAAGGGCGAGTATCCCCGCTGGGATTCCTGGACCAACAGCCGGAAGAGCGACACCATTGGTGCCCTGAGACCCATCAAAGTG GACAGCCAGGAACACAAGATTGTCCTCTATGAAAACCCCAGCTTCACTGGCAAGAAGATTGAAATCATAGATGATGATGTGCCCAGCTTCCATGCTCATGGCTACCAGGAAAAAGTGTCATCTGTGCGCGTACAAAGTGGCAC CTGGGTAGGATACCAGTACCCCGGCTACAGAGGCTACCAGTACCTGTTTGAAAAGGGGGACTACAAGGACAGCTCAGAGTTTGGTGCCCAGCACCCCCAGATTCAATCCGTCAGGCGCATCCGGGATATGCAGTGGCATCAGCGAGGGGCCTTTCACCCCACCAACTGA